The following is a genomic window from Thiomicrorhabdus sp..
GTGGTTATTGTGGTTGCTGCGGACGACGGTGTGATGCCGCAAACCAAAGAAGCGATTCAGCATGCGAAAGCATCCGGAGTCGGTATTGTGGTGGCAATCAACAAAATGGATAAGGAAAGCGCTAATCCGGAACGCGTCAAGCAGGAACTGGTTGCGGAGGAAGTCGTTCCGGAAGAGTGGGGTGGCGATGTTCAGTTTATCCCGGTTTCGGCTAAAACCGGAATGGGGGTTGAGGAATTACTGGATGCAGTGTCGTTGCAGGCGGAAATTCTTGAACTTGAAGCTCCGACTGAGGGAACGGTTAAAGGGGTTGTTATCGAATCCCGTCTGGACAAAGGACGCGGGCCTGTGGCCACGGTTCTGGTTCAAGCCGGTACCTTGAAAAAAGGCGATATTGCTTTATGTGGTATGGAATACGGTCGTGTTCGAGCCTTGATCGGCGATACAGGTGAAACCATCGATGAGGCCGGCCCGTCGATTCCGGTTGAGATTCTCGGGCTTTCCGGTGTACCGGTTGCCGGGGATGAAATGATCACTGTCGAATCGGAGCGCAAGGCACGTGAAGCCGCTATGTTCCGCCAGGCGAAGAACAAGGAATTGAAAATTGCCCGTCAGCAGAAGGCCAAGTTGGATAATATGTTCAACAAGATGGCCGAAGGCGATATGCAGAACATCAACATTATTCTTAAAGCGGATGTTCAAGGTTCCATTGAAGCCATTACCGACGCTTTGGTGAAACTGTCCAACGACGAGGTTAAAGTCAATGTGATTGCTTCCGGCGTAGGTGGAATCACGGAGACGGATGCGAACCTGGCGCTTGCTTCGGAAGCACTGATCTTCGGTTTCAACGTGCGTGCGGATGCTTCTGCGAAACGTATTATCGATAATGAAGGCATCAGCCTGAAATACTACAGCGTAATCTATGAAATCGTTGATGAAGTGAAACGCGCTGTCGAAGGTAAGCTGGCACCGGATTTCCGAGAAGATATTGTTGGTGTCGCCGATGTGCGTGATGTCTTCAAAGCTCCGAAAATCGGTGCGATTGCCGGATGTATGATTACGGAAGGCAGTGTTAAACGTAATAATCCGATTCGTGTACTGCGTGAAAACGTGGTGATCTATGAAGGTGTTCTGGAGTCTCTGCGTCGTTTTAAAGATGACGTCAACGAAGTGCAGAAAGGCATGGAATGCGGTATCGGGGTGAAAGATTACAACGATGTCCGTGTTGGCGATCAGATCGAATGTTATGAGCGTGTTGAAGTCAAGCGTACCCTGGAATGATCAATCGCTGTATTCGCTGCCGTTTTGGGCAGCGGAACGGCAAAAGTACATTGTGAAAATGCCCTTCGGGGCATTTTTGCGTCTGGTAAAGGGCAATTCCGGCCAGATTGGCCGAAGCCTCTATCACAAGGAATATTGAAATTATGAATCAACCGACAGTGAGTCGTCCGACTCGGGTTGCTCAGGAAGTCAAACGGACTTTGGCGCAATTGATTGTGCAGGAAGTCAAGGATCCGCGCTTCCGGAATATCACGATTACCGAATGTCAGATTTCCAAAGATTTGAGTGTGGCTAAAATTCACTTTTCTCTGATCGGTCACAACTCGGAAGATCCGGAAGTTGCGGATACGTTGCAGGCATTGCAGAAAGCCAAAGGGTTTTTTCGCAGCGAGATTGGAAAACGTTTGAAATTGAGAATCGTCCCGGATTTGCGTTTTTACTTTGATACGGTTCCTGAGCGTGTTCAGCACATCGAAGATTTGATTAATAAAGCATTGAACAAACAGTAGTATGGCTCAGTTTCGTCATCCTCCACGTCAAGCGGTCAACGGCATTGTGCTGCTGAATAAACCGGCAGGGGTTTCCTCCAACGGGATCCTGCAACAGGTTCGGCGGACTTTCAACGCCAAAAAAGCCGGGCATACCGGTGCGCTTGACCCCTTTGCAACCGGATTATTGCCAATCTGTCTCGGAGAGGCGACCAAGGTTTCCGGCCTGCTTCTCGATTCGGATAAGCGCTATGTTGCTACTCTGAAATTGGGTGAGCGTAGCGATACCGGTGATACCGAAGGCGAAATCATTGAAAGATTGCCGGTTCCAGCGCTGGATCGTACCACCATCGAAACGGTTTTGCAGGGATTCCTTGGTGAAATCGATCAGATCCCGCCAATGTATTCGGCTTTGAAACATAAAGGAAAACCGCTATATCATTACGCCCGTAAGGGCATAGAGATCGAGCGCACACCGCGAAAAATTCGCATACTTGATTTATGCCTTGTTTCTTTTTCTGAGCAGGAAATCGTGTTTGATGTGCATTGTTCGAAGGGCACCTATGTACGCACTCTGGGCGAAACAATTGCCGAAGCGCTCGGCACGGTTGGCCATCTCACGGCTCTGCACCGTACCCGAACAGGTTCTCTGCCCGGCGATCAAATGCTGACGCTTGACCAGATTGAAACGCAGATGGAAGCCTGTTTGCACCCGTTAGATATCGCCTTGCAGGAGTTTGATGCGCTGTTTTTGAATGAAGAACAGACTTCGTTGATTCAGCATGGCGGAAAGCTGGCGCTTGGTCAGCCTCAAACTTCGCTGGTTCGCTTTTATGATCCTCAGGGGCGCTGCTTCGGCGTTGGCGAATGGCAGGCGGAGAAGCAATTGATTAAGCCAAAACGACTGTTTAATTTGGATGTCCGGGATGAGGTGAAGCGCGCATGAGCGGAGATCAGCGTTACCGACAGGCTGACGGGATTTTGGATCTGCGCAGTCGGGACGCTTTTGTCCAGGGGCATCTGTGTGGTTCGACTTGGATGGAAGCCGAGTTTCTGGCAGAAAGCTTGAATCAGCTACCGCCTTCTCCCGCTGATCTGTTTCTGGTCGGTAATAAAGAGCAAATCGAAGAAGCGTCGATTTTCCTGGATTTGAAGGGGTATTCGGTAAACGGTTCGATCGTATTGCAACACAGCGAGGACCTTGAGTTCTGGACGGCGCAGCTGGGGAATGACTGGTGTGCTGGCAAAACCTCCAGAGCCTTGTGGGCACCGAGTGATCTGGTGTCGTGGTTTGCAGAAAACTGTTTGCCGGATTTAAAAACTGGGACTTCCAGACCAGGCGTTCTGGATCTGGGGTGTGGCGGCGGCCGGGACGCGGTTTATCTTGCCAGACAGGGGTGTCATGTTACCGCGATTGATCAGGAGGCAAGAGTGATCAAACGTGCCAAGCGCCTGGCTCAGGTAACCGGCGCTCAGGCGAATTTCAAATGCTGCAGTTTGAAGCAGCCGAATTGTTTTCCCGAAAAGAATTTCGACCTGATCTGCATGGTGCGTTATCTGAACAGAGAACTTTACTCTCGAATGGATGCGCAGTTAACCCCCGGTGGTTACCTTTTGATGCAGACTTTCAGTGTCGGTGCTGAACGGTTTGGTTCGCCTAAGAGCCCCAATTTGTTGTTGGAGGAAGGGGAACTGGCTGAAGTTTTTGCAGGTTATCGAATAATTGTTGATAGAATAGATTGCATTCAAGATGGCCGTCCGGTCTGTTCGTTTATTGCCCAGAAACCGATATAAGCAAAGCCTGCCGGCAGTCGGCGAAACCTGCCGGAAATTCGGAGCGCGGTGAAGAAATCGAGACGGCAAAAATATAATGAAACCAGAGGAGCAGTTATGATTTCCCTATCCGTTACAGAACTATTTACTTTCTTTCAGGAGCATTCGGTTTGTGATTCTTTGACAAAAGCCGAAGTCGAACGTCTGATGCCGTTTCTTCAGGAAAAAACCTACGCCGGAAAAGAGCTGGTTTTCGAACGCGGCGACATTACCGACTCGCTGAACCTGATTGTGGACGGTAAGGTCGAATTTATCGGCCATGCAGAAGACGCCGGAGCAGTGGGAGAGCAACACGTCGGTACTCTGGTCGGCGAGATGTCGTTTTTTGATCGCAAACCGCGTAATCTGCGAATGATTGCCGGGCACAAAGGCGCCAAAATGCTGTATTTGACCCGAGCCATGTATGACCGCCTGAAAGTCGAAGAACCGTTCATTGCCGTAAATATTTTAGAAAACGCGATTGTCAGCCTCGATGAACTGATTCGTCACATGGGAGATGATATCTCGACTCTGGGTCATTACATGCACGGTTTCGGAAAACAGTAAGAGCAAAAACGTTAATCCTTTTCAGCTTGTATTTGCCTGAAAAATCAGTAAAATACGCGGATTCGTTTCTATCATCGGTTGTGGAGACGATATTTGATGATAAAACCGATCGAATGGAGAAATATTATGTTTGATGCTGAAACTAAAGCGAAAATCATTGCCGAATATGCGACTTCTGAAGGTGATACCGGTTCACCTGAAGTGCAGATTGCGTTGTTGACTCACCGTATTAAGTACTTGACTGAACACTTCAAAGAGCACAAGCAAGACAACCACTCTCGTACTGGTTTGTTGCGTTTGGTTAGCCGTCGTCGTAAATTGCTTGATTACGTTCACAAGAAAGACGGTGAAAGATACCTATCGATCATCAAACGTCTTGGTCTTCGTAAGTAAGCGCTTGCATTTATGCCGAAAAAACCCTGCTTTGCAGGGTTTTTTTTTGCCTAAAAAAATGCAAATAAACGGTATTTTTTGGTGGTCAAAAGCGCAATACAGAGTAGAATGTTTCATTCGAAAATTAAGTTTATTTATTAAGAGACTGTAAACCAATAGCCTGAATCCCTAAAGCGATTATCCGGCTCCTGACCGAGGAAATCGATTTAGGGATTCAGGTTTCAGACTCGAATACCTCTGGTCGAAAGGAAAAAGAATGGCAAAAATCAGCAAAAGCTTTATGTACGGTGACCACGAAGTCACTATGGAAACCGGCGAGATTGCCCGTCAGGCGGACGGGGCTGTTATGATCGGTATGGGTGATACCCGTGTTCTGGTCACTGTTGTGGCGGCTAAAAACGCTCATGAAGGCGCAGACTTTTTTCCTTTGACCGTGAATTACCAAGAAAAGGCTTATGCCGCCGGCCGCATTCCAGGCGGTTTTTTAAAGCGGGAAGGGCGTCCGTCTGAAAATGAAACCCTGACCTCTCGTCTGATTGACCGTCCGATTCGCCCACTTTTCCCAAAGGGTTTTTATAACGAAGTTCAGGTGATTGCGACAGTCGTTGCTTTAGATCCGGAAGTGGGGACAGAAGTTCCTGCCATGTTAGGGACGTCTGCCGCTTTGGCGATCTCCGGCGTGCCTTTTAACGGCCCGATTGGTGCGGCGATCGTCGGTTATCGAGATGATCAGTTTCTATTGAACCCAAGTCCGGAATCTTTGCAGACTTCCGATCTTGAGCTGAGTGTTGCCGGTACTCGAGATGCCGTATTAATGGTGGAATCCGAAGCGGCTGAACTGCCGGAAGAAGTCATGCTGGGAGCTGTGATGTTCGGTCACCAGCAGATGCAGACCGCCATTGAAGCAATCGAATCCTTTGCAGCAGAAGCCGGTAAACCGAAATGGGACTGGCAGGCACCGGAAGAGAATACGGAATTGAAAAACGCGGTTTTCGAATTGGTTGGTGCGGATGTTGAAGCCGCTTATCTTATTTCCGACAAGATGGATCGTTATGCGGCTTTGGACGCGGCTAAGAGCAAGGCGCTGGCCTCTCTGGCTGAGAGCGATGAAAATCCACAGGGATTTGCTGGCAAAGCAGTTGAAGGCATGTTCGGTAAATTACAGAAATCGATCGTGCGTGGTCGAATCATCGATGGTCAGCCGCGTATTGATGGGCGTGATACTCAAACTGTGCGTCCGATTCATTGTCAGGTTGGTGTTTTGCCGAAAGTTCATGGTTCCGCTTTGTTTACACGTGGAGAAACTCAGGCTCTGGTTGTTACAACGCTTGGTACCGAAAAAGACGCCAAAATTGTTGATGAATTAACCGGTTCTTACCACGACCGTTTCATGCTGCACTACAATTTCCCTCCATTCTCGGTGGGTGAATGTGGGCGTATCGGTAGTCCCGGACGCCGTGAAATCGGACACGGAATGCTGGCACGTCGCGGTGTGGCGGCACTCTTGCCGACCGAAGACGAATTCCCTTACACCATTCGTGTGGTTTCCGAAATTACCGAATCCAATGGTTCCAGCTCGATGGCGTCAGTCTGCGGTACCTCCATGTCACTGATGCACGCCGGTGTGCCGATTGCAGCACCGATTGCCGGAATTGCGATGGGCTTGATTAAAGAAGACAGTGGTTTTGCGGTTCTGTCGGATATTCTGGGTGATGAAGATCATCTGGGAGATATGGACTTTAAGGTTGCCGGAACCGATCAGGGTGTGACAGCTCTGCAAATGGATATCAAAATTAACGGTATCACTGAAGAAATCATGCAGATTGCTCTTGATCAGGCGAAGGCTGGGCGATTGCACATCCTGGGTGAAATGAGCAAAGCGATTTCCAGCTCGAATCAGGAAGTGGCAACGACGGCTCCGCGCTTCTTTACTATGAAAGTAAAACCTGAAAAAGTGCGTGAAATCATCGGTAAAGGCGGTGCAACGATTCGTTCGATCACCGAAGAAACCGGTTGTACCATCGAGCTGGATGATGACGGAAATGTCAAAATCGCTGCGGTAGATAACGAAGCCGCCAATGCGGCTATGGCTCGTATTAACGAGATTATCGCCGAGCCCGAAATTGGCAAAACCTACGATGCGGTTGTTAAGAAAATCGTGGATTTCGGGGCGTTTGTGGCTTATATGTCGGGCCGTGAAGGTTTGGTTCACGTCTCGCAGATTGCCGAAGAGCGCGTGGAGAATGTTTCCGATTACCTGAAAGAGGGACAGGAAATCCGCGTCAAGTTGACCGATATCGATAAACAAGGACGCGTTAAATTATCGATGACGGCGGTTGACGACTGACTTTACATTTCTCGATAACTGCAAGGCCATTCATTCGAATGGCCTTTTTTGTCTTTCATCCCAAAAAAATTTTGCACGTATTCCATAAGATAACGATAAAGGAATCAATATGAAACACCACCCCGCTTTTGAATTCTTAGGTCAAACCGATATTGAAACCTTGCAGGTTCAGGTCTCGCATTACCGTCATAAAATCACGGGTGCCGAGCATTATCACCTCGCAGCCGATGATCCGCAAAATGTGTTTCTGGTTGCTTTGCGTACCGTGCCGATGGATTCGACCGGGGTTGCGCATATTTTGGAACATACGGCCTTATGCGGTAGTCGAAAATATCCGGTTCGCGACCCGTTTTTTATGATGATTCGCCGTTCTTTGAACACTTTTATGAATGCGTTTACTTCCAGTGACTGGACCGCTTATCCATTTGCGACAGAAAATAGAAAAGATTTTCAGAATTTGCTGCAAGTTTATATGGATGCAGTGTTTTTTCCGAATTTGCATGCGCTGGATTTTGCTCAGGAAGGTCATCGATTTGAATTTGAAGACAAGACGGATGCCTCTTCACCTCTGGTTTACAAAGGGGTGGTCTTTAACGAAATGAAAGGCGCGATGAGTTCGCCGATCTCGACGCTTTGGCAGACGTTGAGCGAGAAGCTGTATCCGACCAGCACTTACCACTACAATTCGGGCGGTGATCCGGAGGTGATTCCCGAGTTGACACATCAACAGCTGATGGATTTTCACCGTTTTCATTACCACCCGAGTAATTCGGTCTTTATGACGTATGGCGATATTTCAGCGTATGAGCATCAGTGTCAGTTTGAAGCCTTGGCGCTTTCCGAATTTACCGATCGGGTTGAGCAGGTGAAAGTCGGTCTTGAACAACGCTTTGAGGTGCCGCAGAAAGTTCAAAGCCACTATGCGCTGGACGAGGAAGAAACCGAGAATAAAACTCATATCGTCATGGGATGGCTGCTTGGATTGAATCAGGATCCGCTGGAAGTTTTGAAAGGACATCTGTTGTCGGCGGTGTTACTTGATAACAGTGCCTCTCCGATGCGCAAAGTGCTTGAAGAGACCGAATTAGGAGCTGCGCCGTCGCCGCTTTGCGGCTTGGAAGAGTCCAATAAGGAAATGGCGTTTGTCATCGGTGTTCAGGGTGCTGAAGCGGAAAATACCGATGCGGTCGAAGATCTGATTTTGCAGGCTTTGCAGCGTATTGTCGATGAAGGCATTGATCAGAGCCAGCTGGAAGCGATGCTGCATCAGCTTGAGTTGTCGCAACGAGAAGTCGGCGGCGACTCTTACCCGTACGGTTTGCAATTGATTCTGCATTCTCTGTCGGGCGCGATGCATGATGGCGACCCCATTGCTCTGCTGGATGTTGATAATGCTCTGCAGCAGCTTGAAGAGGAAATCCAGAACCCTCAGTTTATTCCTCATCTGGTTAAAACCTGGTTGTTGGATAATCCGCATCGGGTCACTTTGACCCTGAAGCCGGATACTGATTTATCCAAACGCAGCGAAGAAGCGGAAAAAAACAGACTGGCAGAGATTCAGAGCCATTTGAGTTCTGAAGAAGCTCAAGCGATTATCGATCAGGCACTGGCGCTTGAGGCGAGACAGGCGGAAGTTGATGATGTCGATATCTTGCCTGAAGTGACAAAAGAAGACATTCCCGCTGAAATCAAATCTTACCGAGCGCTTGATTATCGCGGCAAAGCGATGCCGGTTCATGCCTATGAATGTGGTTCGAATGGCATTGCCTATCAGCAGTTACTGGTAGATCTTCCGAAACTGACGATCGAAGAACAGCAGGCAATGTCTTTATTTAACAGCTGTTTGCCGGAGTTAGGCAGCGGTGGCCGGGATTATTTGCAAACCCAGCATCTGCAGTCAGCGGTTACCGGAAGCTTGAGCGCTCGGACATCACTGCACTCTAAAATCGGCGAGCCGGGAAGCTGTCACAGCCACTTTATTCTTTCTTCAAAAGCCTTGAACCGCAATAGCGGTGAAATGAGTGAGTTGCTGCAGGAGACCTTGTATGAAGCCCGTTTCGACGAATTACCGCGAATCAAGGATTTGATGGGGCAGATTCGTTCTTCGATTGATCATGGGATTACCGGAAGCGGCCATTCGCAGGCGGTGATGGCGGCGGTGCAGAATTACACGTTAATGTCGGCGTGGAAGTTTAATCATTCCGGTTTTGCCGGTATCCGCGATTTTAAAACTTTTTATAAAACCTTGGAAGACACGTCTAATCTTGAAGCCTTTGCCAATCGCCTTTCCGGGATTTGCGACAAGCTTGGCAAAGCTGACAGGCAAGCGGTATTGATCGGTGACGAAGTGGGCTTGAAAGATGCGCTAGGACAGTTTGAACAAACCTGGACCGGAGTTGAAAAAGTGTCTTCGGATGTCGGGCGTTTTGAACTTGAAGTCTCCGGAGAAGCGGTCAAGGAAGCTTGGATAACCAGTACGCAGGTTAATTTCTGTGCCATGGCTTATCCCGCTGTACAGGCGGAACATCCAGATGCTCCGAAACTGGCTGTTTTAGGGGCTTGCCTGCGCAACGGCTTTTTACATACGGCGGTCCGCGAGAAGGGCGGTGCTTACGGTGGCGGTGCCAGTTATAACTCGGAAGCAGCGGGATTTGTCTTCTTCTCTTATCGAGATCCGCGTTTACTGGAAACGTTTGATGACTTCGCCAGAGCCAAAGAGTGGTTAATGAGTTCGGAGGCCACTCAGGCTAAAGTCGATGAAGCCATTTTGAATGTGATTTCCGCGATGGATAAGCCCGGTTCCCCGGCTGGTGAAATGCGCAAAGCGTTTTATCAGGAGCTATATGGGCGCAGTCAGGAAATTCGCATGGCTTACCGAGAAGGCGTTATCTCCACGACTGTCGAAGAATTGCGCGCGGTTGCAGAGCGTTACTTTGACCCGCAGAAAGCCTCATTTGCCGTTCTGACTCACTCCGGCATGAAAGACGCTTTGAATGATCAGGGCTTTGCCTTGAATCAACTTTAAACGTTTCCTTTTACCATTATCTTTTGATTGAACGCCCGAATTTTCGGGCGTTTTGCTATCGGTTTTAAAGGTTGCAGCTTATGTAGTTCTGGAAGCTCACATTCAGCATTCGATAGTGTATTTACTAGAAGGACTGTCTGCAGATATGATTCGTTACGTTACTGATTTCAAGTCACAAGAGATTGGTTGAAGGGTATCTTTTCTTTCTGATTTTGTTTTGATAAGCGCTGCTTAAATGATTTCAGTTGCTTTTTTCTGCCAGAATCGTCAATGTTTTCAGGTCTTTCTGGCCCTGACAGTATTTTTCAAGCGCATTTAGAAAGGTTTTTTGTTGTTTGGAGCCCTGGACGGCAGCTTCGGAGAAGAGTGTCATGCATGAACAGAATTTTCGATTATCCGGTTTTCCGAAAATTTCCAACAGTGTTTTGTTCTGAATTTTCTGAACCGTTTCGGTGCATTCAATAAGGCGCGATCCGAGTAGAGGATGCTGTAAATAGGCCTGCGCTTCCTGCAGGCTTTTAATGGCATAAAATACCGTATATGGTCGGGTTCCAAGTCCGTCAATCTGCGGGAAGATAAACCACATCCAGTGACTCTGCTTTTGTCCACAGTTCAGTTCGCTCAGGGCTTCACGGTAGGTTTTTTCCTGAGCTTCCAGAAAACGGTTCAGTTGATACGGGAGTGGCTGCATGCTGTGGATCCGATATGAAAAAGCCTTTTTAATCAGATTCTTACTGTCTATTGTTTGAAGCTTTTATTCAATGAACAGCAAGTATTGTGTTTTCCATAAGTCAAAGAGTAATTCTTGAACGCCCTGGTTATTCAAGTAGGGTTCTAGTGCCTCTCGCGGCAGAAAGTTGTGATTGGCAAGCAGTTGAATAAAAGCATCGGGGGCACCGAATTTATTCCAGTGACTTCCATTGATATAAAGCTGGGTGGTCTGATCATCGGCTTCGGTATAAGCAAAGCGGCAGACCGGGTCTTTAATCAGTCCGTGTTCCTGGTACAGGGCGTCGATGAAATCCTGTAAGTCGGGAATTTCTTCTTCGGAAAGAGGTTCGGGAAGTTGTTGGGCGGCGCTTTGATCAAGCTGGGTGGCAAAGCGGGCAAACCAGTTTTGTAACAAGTTTTCGTCTTCAAGTTTTTCCAGAAGCAGTTTTTTCGCCTGTAGTGCCGCTTCTTTCGTGACTTCGCCTGGATTAAGGCCAGTGGGCATTTTCGGATCGTAATAGAGCTCCTTGAACAGGCTCATTTCTGACAGGTGATCGCCCAGACTGTCCCAGAGTTCCTGACCGCGGTAAGAACGGTAGCCGATCGAGAACGTCATGCATTGATCGTCAAGCGCGACACCGTGATGGCCGACTTTTGGGGGTAAATACAGAATGTCGCCGGGGTTAAGGACAAACTCTTCTTCGACTTTAAAGGTTTGCATTAAACGCAGGTCGACACCCTGAATATAGTTGTCTTCATGGCAGTCTTGACTGGTGATATACCAGCGACGTTGACCGGATGCCTGAAGTAAAAAGACATCGTAGTGATCAAAATGCGGCCCGACATTGCCTCCGGAAACTGCATAGCTGATCATAATGTCATCAATGCGCCAGCGCGGCAGAAAATCGAAATCGTTAAGGATGTCGGCCACTTCCGGCAATAGACGGTCACACCCTTGAACGAGCAAAGTCCAGTTCTGTTCCGGCAGGGAAGCGTAATCTTCTTCACTGAAAGGACCGCGTTTCAGTTCGTAATCT
Proteins encoded in this region:
- a CDS encoding cupin domain-containing protein encodes the protein MIQFQEIDLPTFLSDYWQQKPLLIRNALPDFTAPISPEELAGLSLEEEIESRMVIQHAEEDYELKRGPFSEEDYASLPEQNWTLLVQGCDRLLPEVADILNDFDFLPRWRIDDIMISYAVSGGNVGPHFDHYDVFLLQASGQRRWYITSQDCHEDNYIQGVDLRLMQTFKVEEEFVLNPGDILYLPPKVGHHGVALDDQCMTFSIGYRSYRGQELWDSLGDHLSEMSLFKELYYDPKMPTGLNPGEVTKEAALQAKKLLLEKLEDENLLQNWFARFATQLDQSAAQQLPEPLSEEEIPDLQDFIDALYQEHGLIKDPVCRFAYTEADDQTTQLYINGSHWNKFGAPDAFIQLLANHNFLPREALEPYLNNQGVQELLFDLWKTQYLLFIE